From Acidovorax sp. FHTAMBA, one genomic window encodes:
- a CDS encoding ArgE/DapE family deacylase — protein sequence MTAPTQPSYAALDAWIDQHFDEEVRFLQALVRVPTDTPPGNNAPHAERTAELLKDFGYEAEKHAVPAAEVQAYGMESITNLIVRRTYGSGGKTIALNAHGDVVPPGEGWTHDPYGAEIVDGAMYGRATAVSKGDFASFTFAVRALEAIAKPTKGAVELHFTYDEEFGGELGPGWLLQKGLTKPDLMIAAGFSYEVLTAHNGCLQMEVTVHGKMAHAAVPHTGVDALQGAVHILNALYAQNDEYKKVTSNVTGIKHPYLNVGRIEGGTNTNVVPGKVMFKLDRRMIPEENPVEVEATIRRVIEQAAGERAGISVDIKRLLLANAMTPLAGNAPLVDAIQKHAEAVIGEPVPAVGTPLYTDVRLYVERGIPGVIYGAGPRTVLESHAKRADERLQLEDLRRATKVIARSLHDLMA from the coding sequence ATGACCGCACCCACACAGCCCTCGTACGCCGCCCTCGACGCCTGGATCGACCAGCACTTTGACGAGGAAGTGCGCTTTCTGCAGGCCCTGGTGCGCGTGCCCACCGACACACCGCCCGGCAACAACGCGCCCCATGCCGAACGCACGGCAGAGCTGCTCAAGGACTTTGGCTACGAAGCCGAAAAACATGCCGTGCCCGCCGCCGAGGTGCAGGCCTACGGCATGGAGTCCATCACCAACCTCATCGTGCGCCGCACGTATGGAAGTGGCGGCAAGACCATTGCGCTGAACGCGCACGGCGACGTGGTGCCCCCCGGCGAGGGCTGGACGCACGACCCCTACGGCGCCGAGATCGTGGATGGCGCCATGTACGGCCGCGCCACCGCCGTGAGCAAGGGCGACTTTGCATCGTTCACCTTCGCCGTGCGTGCGCTGGAAGCCATAGCCAAGCCCACGAAAGGCGCGGTGGAACTGCACTTCACCTACGACGAAGAATTTGGCGGTGAACTCGGCCCCGGCTGGCTGCTGCAAAAGGGCCTGACCAAGCCCGACCTGATGATCGCCGCAGGCTTCAGCTACGAAGTGCTCACCGCCCACAACGGCTGCCTGCAGATGGAAGTGACCGTGCACGGCAAGATGGCCCACGCCGCCGTGCCGCACACGGGTGTGGACGCGCTGCAGGGCGCGGTACACATCCTGAACGCGCTGTACGCGCAGAACGACGAATACAAGAAGGTCACGTCCAACGTCACGGGCATCAAGCACCCCTACCTGAACGTGGGCCGCATCGAGGGCGGCACCAACACCAACGTGGTGCCCGGCAAGGTCATGTTCAAACTCGACCGCCGCATGATCCCCGAAGAAAACCCGGTGGAGGTCGAGGCCACCATCCGCCGCGTGATCGAACAGGCGGCGGGCGAGCGCGCTGGCATCAGCGTGGACATCAAGCGCCTGCTACTGGCTAACGCCATGACGCCGCTGGCGGGCAATGCACCGCTGGTCGATGCGATCCAGAAACACGCCGAGGCCGTGATCGGCGAGCCCGTGCCCGCCGTGGGCACGCCGCTGTACACCGACGTGCGCTTGTATGTGGAGCGTGGGATTCCCGGCGTGATCTACGGCGCCGGGCCGCGCACGGTGCTGGAGTCGCACGCCAAGCGGGCGGACGAGCGCCTGCAGTTGGAAGACCTGCGCCGCGCCACCAAGGTGATTGCGCGGTCGTTGCATGATTTGATGGCGTAG
- the uraD gene encoding 2-oxo-4-hydroxy-4-carboxy-5-ureidoimidazoline decarboxylase, translating to MSLTLEQLNTASAAEALALLDSLYEHSPWIAEQALAQRPFRTLAHLKHALAQVVRTAELDAKLALIRAHPELAGKAMVAKSLTAESTNEQSKAGLTQCTPEEFERIQQLNAAYNERFGFPFILAVRGPRGTGLSKREIIDTFARRLDNHPEFELAEALRNIHRIAEIRLADKFAAEPVLGNDVWDWHEQLAEHSDPGFAEKGQLTVTYLTDAHRACAQRISHWMHGCGFDEVEIDAVGNVVGRYHPATSGARYLMTGSHYDTVRNGGKYDGRLGIFVPMACVRELHRAGRRLPFGIEVIAFAEEEGQRYKATFLGSGALIGHFNPAWLDQKDADGITMRSAMQHAGLCIDDIEKLQRDPAQYLGFLEVHIEQGPVLNELDLPLGVVTSINGGVRYLGEMIGMASHAGTTPMDRRRDAAVAVAELALYIEKRAAQDGDSVGTIGLLNVPGGSINVVPGRCSFSLDLRAPTDAQRDAMVTDVLDELARIAGRRGLRYTLEESMRAAAAPSAPAWQHHWERAVDALGLPVFRMPSGAGHDAMKLHEIMPQAMLFVRGQNSGISHNPLESTTNHDIQLTIEAFVQVLEQLAKEHQT from the coding sequence ATGTCCCTCACACTGGAACAACTCAACACCGCCAGCGCCGCCGAGGCCCTGGCGCTGCTGGACAGCCTGTACGAACACTCGCCCTGGATTGCCGAGCAGGCCCTGGCGCAGCGGCCCTTCCGAACGCTGGCGCACCTCAAGCACGCCTTGGCGCAGGTGGTGCGCACCGCGGAGCTGGACGCCAAGCTGGCCCTGATCCGCGCCCACCCCGAACTGGCAGGCAAGGCCATGGTGGCCAAAAGCCTCACGGCCGAGTCCACCAACGAGCAGAGCAAGGCGGGCCTCACGCAGTGCACGCCCGAGGAGTTCGAGCGCATCCAGCAGCTCAACGCCGCGTACAACGAGCGCTTTGGCTTCCCGTTCATCCTGGCCGTGCGCGGCCCGCGCGGCACGGGCCTCAGCAAGCGCGAGATCATCGACACCTTTGCCCGGCGGCTGGACAACCACCCCGAGTTCGAGCTGGCCGAGGCGCTGCGCAACATCCACCGCATTGCCGAGATCCGCCTGGCCGACAAGTTTGCCGCCGAGCCGGTGCTGGGCAACGACGTGTGGGACTGGCACGAGCAACTGGCCGAACACTCTGACCCCGGCTTTGCCGAAAAAGGCCAGCTCACCGTCACCTACCTCACCGACGCGCACCGCGCCTGTGCGCAGCGCATCAGCCACTGGATGCACGGTTGCGGCTTTGACGAGGTGGAGATCGACGCCGTGGGCAACGTGGTGGGGCGCTACCACCCGGCCACCAGCGGTGCACGCTACCTGATGACGGGGAGCCACTACGACACCGTGCGCAACGGCGGCAAGTACGACGGGCGGCTGGGCATCTTCGTGCCCATGGCCTGCGTGCGCGAGCTGCACCGCGCCGGGCGCCGCCTGCCATTCGGCATCGAGGTGATTGCCTTTGCTGAAGAAGAAGGCCAGCGCTACAAGGCCACCTTCCTGGGCTCGGGCGCGCTCATCGGCCACTTCAACCCCGCCTGGCTCGACCAGAAGGACGCCGACGGCATCACCATGCGCAGTGCCATGCAGCACGCGGGGCTTTGCATTGACGACATAGAAAAACTCCAGCGCGACCCGGCGCAGTACCTGGGCTTCCTTGAAGTGCACATCGAGCAGGGCCCCGTGCTCAACGAGCTGGACCTGCCCCTGGGCGTGGTCACCTCCATCAACGGCGGTGTGCGCTACCTGGGCGAGATGATCGGCATGGCCAGCCACGCCGGCACCACCCCCATGGACCGCCGCCGCGACGCCGCCGTGGCCGTGGCCGAGCTGGCGCTGTACATCGAAAAGCGCGCAGCGCAAGACGGCGACTCGGTGGGCACCATTGGCCTGCTGAACGTGCCCGGCGGCTCCATCAACGTGGTGCCAGGGCGCTGCAGCTTCTCGCTGGACCTGCGCGCCCCCACGGACGCGCAGCGCGACGCGATGGTGACGGACGTGCTGGACGAACTGGCCCGCATTGCCGGGCGCAGGGGCCTACGCTACACGCTGGAAGAATCCATGCGCGCAGCGGCCGCACCCAGCGCACCCGCCTGGCAGCACCACTGGGAGCGCGCCGTGGACGCGCTGGGCCTGCCCGTGTTCCGCATGCCCAGCGGCGCCGGGCATGACGCGATGAAACTGCACGAAATCATGCCCCAGGCCATGCTGTTCGTGCGCGGCCAGAACTCCGGCATCAGCCACAACCCGCTCGAATCCACCACCAACCACGACATCCAGCTGACCATCGAGGCCTTTGTCCAGGTCCTGGAGCAGCTCGCCAAGGAACACCAAACATGA
- the puuE gene encoding allantoinase PuuE, with protein MTYDATAPYPRDLIGYGPNPPHAQWPGGARIAVQFVLNYEEGGENAVLHGDAGSEQFLSEMFNPASYPERHMSMEGIYEYGSRAGVWRILREFEKRQLLLTVFGVSTALQRHPELTAAFVELGHEIACHGLKWIHYQNVPEDVERAHMREAMEILQRMTGERGSSQDHVHGLGWYTGRDSPNTHRLVADYGGFAYDSDYYGDDLPFWMKVRKTDGSVVPQLIVPYTLDCNDMRFALPQGYSHADPFFQYLKDTFDALYAEGDPAGDNAPKMMSIGMHCRLLGRPGRITALQRFLDHIGQHSHVWVARRIDIARHWKQHFPAPVF; from the coding sequence ATGACCTACGACGCCACCGCCCCCTACCCCCGCGACCTGATCGGCTACGGCCCGAACCCGCCCCACGCGCAGTGGCCCGGCGGCGCCCGCATTGCGGTGCAGTTTGTGCTGAATTACGAGGAAGGCGGGGAGAACGCCGTGCTGCATGGCGACGCGGGCAGCGAGCAGTTTTTATCTGAAATGTTCAACCCCGCCAGCTACCCCGAGCGGCACATGAGCATGGAAGGCATCTACGAATACGGTTCGCGCGCGGGCGTGTGGCGCATACTGCGCGAGTTTGAAAAGCGCCAACTGCTGCTGACGGTGTTTGGCGTCTCCACCGCGCTGCAGCGCCACCCCGAGCTCACGGCCGCCTTCGTGGAGCTGGGCCACGAGATCGCCTGCCACGGCCTGAAATGGATCCACTACCAGAACGTGCCAGAGGACGTGGAGCGCGCCCACATGCGCGAGGCCATGGAAATCCTCCAGCGCATGACGGGAGAACGCGGAAGCTCGCAAGACCATGTGCATGGTCTGGGCTGGTACACCGGCCGCGACAGCCCCAACACCCACCGCCTGGTGGCCGACTACGGTGGCTTTGCATACGACAGCGACTACTACGGCGACGACCTGCCCTTCTGGATGAAGGTGCGCAAGACCGACGGCAGCGTGGTGCCCCAGCTCATCGTGCCCTACACGCTGGACTGCAACGACATGCGCTTTGCCCTGCCGCAGGGCTATTCGCACGCCGACCCGTTCTTTCAGTACCTGAAGGACACTTTCGACGCACTGTATGCCGAAGGCGACCCGGCTGGTGACAACGCGCCCAAGATGATGAGCATCGGCATGCACTGCCGCCTGCTGGGGCGGCCCGGGCGCATCACGGCGCTGCAGCGGTTTCTGGACCACATCGGGCAGCACAGCCACGTGTGGGTGGCCCGCCGGATCGACATCGCACGCCATTGGAAGCAGCACTTTCCTGCCCCAGTTTTTTAA
- a CDS encoding GntR family transcriptional regulator: protein MESSSTSAIVEALTRAIVEHRLQPGTKLAEQKLADHFGVSRTLVRQALFQLAQNRLVTLAPARGAFVATPSAEEARQVFAVRRMLESEMTRAFVRQVTPAKLRALRTHVAAEKAAVGSQDASSRTELLGDFHVRMAELMGNEVLAQMLGDLISRCALITLMYQSASAAEHSHEEHAAIVAALAARDEERAVQLMQSHLEHVEASLAFDRKRPASDLAAALTS, encoded by the coding sequence ATGGAATCCTCATCCACCAGCGCGATTGTTGAAGCGCTGACCCGCGCCATCGTGGAGCACCGCCTGCAGCCGGGCACCAAGCTGGCCGAACAGAAGCTGGCCGACCACTTTGGCGTGTCGCGCACGCTGGTGCGGCAGGCGCTGTTCCAGCTGGCGCAGAACCGGCTGGTCACGCTGGCGCCCGCACGCGGCGCGTTTGTGGCCACGCCTTCAGCCGAAGAGGCCCGCCAGGTGTTTGCGGTGCGACGCATGCTGGAAAGCGAAATGACCCGCGCCTTTGTGCGCCAGGTGACACCCGCCAAACTGCGCGCCCTCCGAACCCATGTCGCCGCCGAGAAGGCCGCCGTGGGCAGCCAGGATGCCAGCAGCCGCACCGAGCTGCTGGGCGACTTCCACGTGCGCATGGCCGAGCTGATGGGCAACGAGGTGCTGGCGCAGATGCTGGGCGACCTGATCTCGCGCTGCGCGCTCATCACGCTGATGTACCAGTCGGCCAGCGCGGCAGAACATTCGCACGAGGAGCACGCCGCCATCGTGGCCGCTCTGGCCGCGCGCGATGAAGAGCGCGCCGTGCAACTGATGCAAAGCCATCTTGAACATGTGGAGGCCAGCCTGGCCTTCGACCGCAAACGCCCCGCCAGCGACCTGGCCGCCGCGCTGACCTCTTGA
- the uraH gene encoding hydroxyisourate hydrolase has product MGLSTHVLDTMNGCPAAGMEVALYSTDGDNATLIKRLVLNHDGRTDVPLFDNASLRTGTYRLRFDVAGYFKARGVQLPEPNFLNQVSLDFGIAHADQHYHVPLLVSPWSYSTYRGS; this is encoded by the coding sequence ATGGGATTGAGCACCCACGTTCTGGACACCATGAACGGCTGCCCCGCCGCTGGAATGGAGGTGGCCCTGTACTCCACCGATGGCGACAACGCCACCCTCATCAAGCGCCTGGTGTTGAACCACGATGGCCGCACCGATGTGCCGCTGTTTGACAACGCCAGCTTGCGCACCGGCACCTACCGGCTGCGGTTTGATGTGGCAGGGTACTTCAAGGCCCGGGGCGTGCAGCTGCCCGAGCCGAACTTTCTCAACCAGGTGAGCCTGGACTTCGGCATTGCGCACGCCGACCAGCACTATCACGTGCCACTACTGGTTAGCCCCTGGAGCTATTCGACCTACCGCGGGTCATAA
- the xdhC gene encoding xanthine dehydrogenase accessory protein XdhC, which produces MEALAGANACLVRVESTEGSAPREAGAWMAVLADRTVGTIGGGHLELQAMAEARRQLAGVPGPARQRHALGPALGQCCGGVVYLTFELLTAADLAPAAGLAARLAPRQHPVALFGGGHVGHALARVLAPLPFALTWIDSRDGIFPTPAPEGVVCEHSEPVQLAVPSLAPGSRVLIMSFSHAEDLDVVAACLRRQREQGDLPFIGLIGSKTKWATFRNRLHGRGFAQDELAQVTCPIGIPGIEGKEPEVIAVAVAAQLLQTLKGSGRG; this is translated from the coding sequence ATGGAGGCCCTGGCGGGCGCCAACGCTTGCCTCGTGCGGGTGGAGTCTACCGAAGGCTCGGCCCCGCGTGAAGCAGGCGCGTGGATGGCCGTGCTGGCCGATCGCACCGTGGGCACCATTGGCGGTGGCCATCTGGAGCTGCAGGCCATGGCCGAAGCGCGCCGCCAGCTGGCCGGTGTGCCCGGTCCCGCGCGGCAGCGCCATGCGCTGGGCCCGGCGCTGGGGCAGTGCTGCGGGGGCGTGGTGTACCTGACATTTGAGCTGCTGACCGCGGCCGACCTGGCCCCCGCCGCCGGCCTGGCCGCGCGCCTGGCGCCCCGCCAGCACCCGGTGGCGCTGTTCGGCGGCGGCCATGTGGGCCACGCGCTGGCACGGGTGCTGGCGCCGCTGCCCTTTGCGCTGACCTGGATCGACAGCCGCGATGGCATCTTCCCCACCCCGGCGCCCGAGGGCGTGGTGTGCGAGCACTCCGAGCCCGTGCAGTTGGCCGTGCCGAGCCTGGCCCCGGGCAGCCGCGTGCTGATCATGAGCTTCAGCCACGCCGAAGACCTGGACGTGGTCGCCGCCTGCCTGCGCCGCCAGCGCGAGCAGGGTGACCTGCCGTTCATCGGCCTCATTGGCAGCAAAACCAAGTGGGCTACATTCCGCAATCGCCTGCACGGCCGTGGCTTTGCGCAAGACGAACTCGCGCAGGTCACCTGCCCCATTGGCATCCCAGGCATTGAGGGCAAGGAGCCCGAGGTGATCGCCGTGGCGGTGGCGGCGCAGCTGCTGCAGACCTTGAAGGGGTCAGGCCGAGGGTAA
- a CDS encoding urate hydroxylase PuuD — protein MESYFLDWANLLLRWVHVITAIAWIGSSFYFVFLDSSLTPPEDEDLKKQGVSGELWAVHGGGFYHPVKFAVSPPQLPKHLHWFFWESYSTWISGFALFTVSYLYSASTYLIDKSKMDWAPVTAIVVALAFFVVFWLLYDAICRIFGQKKNGDAIVGALVFVLVCVASWLACHWFAGRAAFLLVGAMIATAMSANVFFWIIPGQRTVVAQIKAGQPVDPIHGKRGKQRSVHNTYFTLPVLFAMLSNHYSFTWSHPQNWLVLILMMFAGAAIRQFFVMRHGYKLGRNGNPLPYALVGVAVIVGAIVWMRPVPPANANATVSGAADAGGVSAGGQNDYKSVQAVLEQRCYLCHGEAVQMKNLRLDSPELVKQHAQAIYQQVVVQKLMPMNNSTQITDAERALIGRWFEAGAPTAP, from the coding sequence ATGGAAAGCTACTTTCTCGACTGGGCCAACCTGCTGTTGCGCTGGGTCCACGTCATCACCGCCATCGCCTGGATCGGCTCGTCGTTCTACTTCGTCTTTCTGGATAGCAGCCTCACGCCGCCAGAGGACGAAGACCTGAAAAAGCAGGGCGTGAGCGGCGAGCTCTGGGCCGTGCACGGCGGCGGGTTCTACCACCCGGTCAAGTTCGCCGTCTCCCCGCCGCAGTTGCCCAAACACCTGCACTGGTTCTTCTGGGAAAGCTACAGCACCTGGATCAGCGGGTTTGCGCTGTTCACGGTGTCGTACCTCTACAGCGCCAGCACCTACCTCATCGACAAGTCGAAAATGGACTGGGCACCAGTCACCGCCATCGTGGTGGCGCTCGCGTTCTTCGTCGTGTTCTGGCTGCTGTACGACGCCATCTGCCGCATCTTCGGCCAAAAGAAGAACGGCGATGCCATCGTCGGCGCGCTGGTGTTCGTGCTGGTGTGCGTGGCCTCATGGCTGGCCTGCCACTGGTTTGCAGGCCGTGCAGCCTTCTTGCTGGTGGGCGCCATGATCGCCACCGCCATGAGCGCCAACGTGTTCTTCTGGATCATCCCCGGCCAGCGCACCGTGGTGGCGCAGATCAAGGCCGGCCAGCCCGTGGACCCCATCCACGGCAAACGCGGCAAACAGCGCAGCGTGCACAACACCTACTTCACGCTGCCCGTGCTGTTTGCCATGCTCAGCAACCACTACAGCTTTACCTGGAGCCACCCGCAAAACTGGCTGGTGCTCATCCTCATGATGTTTGCCGGCGCCGCCATCCGCCAGTTCTTTGTGATGCGCCACGGCTACAAGCTGGGCCGCAATGGCAACCCGCTGCCCTATGCGCTGGTGGGCGTGGCTGTCATCGTCGGCGCCATCGTGTGGATGCGGCCAGTACCACCAGCCAATGCGAATGCTACTGTTTCAGGAGCTGCTGACGCAGGTGGGGTAAGCGCTGGTGGCCAAAATGACTATAAATCAGTGCAAGCGGTGCTGGAGCAGCGCTGCTACCTGTGCCACGGCGAGGCGGTGCAGATGAAGAACCTGCGGCTCGACTCGCCGGAGCTGGTCAAGCAACACGCCCAGGCCATCTACCAGCAGGTGGTGGTGCAAAAGCTGATGCCGATGAACAATTCCACGCAGATCACTGATGCGGAGCGGGCGCTGATCGGGCGCTGGTTTGAGGCGGGGGCGCCCACAGCCCCGTGA
- a CDS encoding phosphodiesterase — MMSLLSPAARHGTGALARLMREGGLHCVFQPLADLREGSIYAHEALIRGPQGTPLHTPDALLEVARREHILQDFELLCVFTALQQWGAQQAQGRLFVNISADALVHGVALIGPRMLGEAIRSFGMHARMLVLEITEHDRVTDMPELREAIKAVHACGARLALDDFGDGRSSLRLWSEVKPDFVKIDKYFVHDISNHPANLQMLQAIKGIAQVFGTQLIAEGIETQDDLRALRDLDIPYGQGWLLGRPAALPRDSVERLAQEVMQDRRVAVLPHLGQTARPGILRSLMVVQAPFASPGTSNDAVAALFHKHPDLHALPVVEGSRPVALINRQQFMNHYATLYFREVHGRKPCLAFANTAPRVVELDCDVDQLVGILTSQDQRYLNDGYIVTDNGRYLGLGTGDQLVRAVTETRIEAARHANPLTFLPGNIPISLHMQRLLESGTEFVACYADLNNFKPFNDHYGYWRGDQMIRLVARLATTHCDARRDFVGHVGGDDFMLIFQSSNWLQRCKNIVDEFAREAIALFDEPARLAGGIQAEDRHGVQRFFPCTTLAIGAVRVMPGRFRHAEEVANLAAVAKHEAKQAAAGVVLHGGFTESSLGALAAARALQDVLAA, encoded by the coding sequence ATGATGTCCTTGCTGTCACCGGCGGCGCGCCATGGCACCGGCGCTCTGGCACGCCTTATGCGCGAGGGCGGGCTGCACTGCGTGTTCCAGCCCCTGGCCGACCTGCGCGAAGGCAGCATCTACGCCCACGAAGCATTGATCCGGGGCCCCCAGGGCACGCCTTTGCACACACCCGACGCCTTGCTGGAGGTGGCCCGGCGCGAGCACATCCTGCAAGACTTCGAGTTGCTGTGCGTTTTCACGGCCCTGCAGCAGTGGGGCGCACAGCAGGCGCAGGGGCGGCTGTTTGTGAACATCAGCGCCGACGCGCTGGTGCATGGCGTGGCCCTGATCGGGCCACGGATGCTGGGCGAGGCCATACGCAGCTTTGGCATGCATGCCCGCATGCTGGTGCTGGAGATCACCGAGCACGATCGCGTCACCGACATGCCCGAACTGCGCGAAGCCATCAAGGCCGTGCACGCCTGCGGCGCACGGCTGGCACTGGACGACTTTGGCGACGGCCGCTCCAGCCTGCGGCTGTGGTCCGAGGTGAAACCCGACTTCGTGAAGATCGACAAGTACTTCGTCCACGACATCAGCAACCACCCCGCCAATCTGCAAATGCTGCAGGCCATCAAGGGCATTGCCCAGGTATTTGGCACCCAGCTCATTGCCGAAGGCATCGAGACGCAGGACGACCTGCGTGCGCTGCGGGACCTGGACATCCCCTACGGCCAGGGCTGGCTTCTGGGCCGCCCCGCCGCCCTGCCGCGGGACAGTGTGGAGCGGCTGGCGCAAGAAGTGATGCAGGACCGCCGCGTGGCCGTATTGCCGCACCTGGGGCAAACGGCGCGCCCCGGCATCCTGCGCAGCCTGATGGTGGTGCAAGCGCCCTTTGCGTCCCCGGGCACCAGCAACGACGCCGTGGCGGCCCTGTTCCACAAACACCCGGACCTGCACGCCCTGCCGGTGGTGGAGGGCTCCCGCCCCGTGGCACTCATCAACCGCCAGCAGTTCATGAACCACTACGCCACGCTGTACTTCCGCGAGGTGCACGGCCGCAAACCCTGCCTGGCGTTCGCCAACACAGCGCCCCGCGTGGTGGAGCTCGACTGTGATGTGGACCAGCTGGTGGGCATCCTCACCTCGCAGGACCAGCGCTACCTGAATGACGGCTACATCGTCACCGACAACGGCCGCTACCTGGGCCTGGGCACGGGCGACCAGCTCGTGCGCGCCGTGACCGAAACCCGCATCGAGGCGGCACGCCACGCCAACCCGCTGACGTTTTTGCCCGGCAACATCCCCATCAGCCTGCACATGCAGCGCCTGCTGGAGAGCGGCACCGAGTTTGTCGCGTGCTACGCCGACCTGAACAACTTCAAGCCCTTCAACGACCATTACGGCTACTGGCGCGGCGACCAGATGATCCGCCTCGTCGCCCGCCTGGCCACCACCCACTGCGACGCGCGGCGCGACTTTGTGGGCCATGTGGGCGGGGACGACTTCATGCTGATCTTTCAGAGCAGCAACTGGCTGCAGCGCTGCAAGAACATCGTGGATGAGTTTGCGCGCGAGGCTATCGCGCTGTTCGACGAACCCGCGCGGCTGGCGGGCGGCATCCAGGCCGAAGACCGGCACGGCGTGCAGCGGTTCTTCCCGTGCACCACGCTGGCTATCGGTGCGGTGCGCGTCATGCCGGGGCGTTTTCGGCACGCCGAGGAAGTGGCCAACCTGGCGGCAGTGGCCAAGCATGAGGCCAAGCAGGCGGCCGCTGGCGTGGTGCTGCACGGCGGGTTTACGGAGTCGAGCCTGGGGGCGTTGGCGGCGGCGCGGGCGCTGCAGGATGTGTTGGCCGCCTGA
- a CDS encoding Crp/Fnr family transcriptional regulator gives MLPSNYFSLPAETELIAAGEVLRRRNEVLTSVLHLESGRVLRGVLDDGYLRHQLGAVEGPFWLDAASALMGMPLPVDMVADTRVQVRRLPIEEFRRSLAEMPEGARGLLLDMAQGYRQQSELAVSRLAQDAESRCAQWLLNHAQPDHSGAMQVTLHQRKRLIAAQLGIAPETFSRVLRHLRELGLIHGTGNVLNLPQPRALQSMAGC, from the coding sequence ATGCTGCCCTCTAACTACTTCTCACTGCCCGCCGAAACCGAGTTGATTGCCGCCGGCGAAGTGCTGCGCAGGCGCAACGAGGTGCTGACGTCTGTGCTGCACCTTGAAAGTGGCCGCGTGCTGCGCGGCGTGCTCGACGATGGCTACCTGCGCCACCAGCTGGGGGCCGTCGAAGGCCCGTTCTGGCTGGATGCCGCGTCGGCCCTCATGGGCATGCCGCTGCCGGTGGACATGGTGGCCGACACCCGTGTCCAGGTGCGGCGCCTGCCCATCGAGGAGTTTCGCCGCAGTCTGGCGGAAATGCCCGAGGGTGCGCGGGGGCTGCTGCTCGACATGGCGCAAGGCTACCGCCAGCAGTCGGAGCTGGCCGTGAGCCGGCTGGCGCAGGATGCCGAGTCGCGCTGCGCCCAGTGGCTGCTGAACCACGCCCAGCCGGACCACAGCGGCGCCATGCAGGTCACGCTGCACCAGCGCAAGCGCCTGATTGCCGCCCAGCTCGGGATTGCGCCAGAAACTTTCTCGCGCGTGCTGCGCCACCTGCGGGAGCTGGGCCTTATCCACGGCACGGGGAACGTGCTGAACCTGCCGCAACCCCGGGCGTTGCAGTCGATGGCCGGCTGCTGA